The genomic stretch agacagagaaaaccCTTTTGATAAGGCAGCATGCAGACAGCGCAGATCACTGTGGCACAGGCAGCTGTtgccatttcttcctcctcctccagttcTTCTTACGTGCTCTTTGTTTCACCTAACTTCTCAAATGgttattattttacattcattGTGTACTGTTATATCGCCACAAGAATCACTTCACAGGGTACACTGTCCCTTCACTCAGGTTAATGTTAAGAGCCCCACTGAATCTGACATTTACTCAGgacaggcacagcacagcatggcagaacatcattcaaaaaataaaatctgtcttGCAGGCATATACTTCATGTATAACTTAAATAACCAGACACAGGACACGCCATCCTCCGCATTCATTCAGCCCCAGCTAAACATCTCCTGCTCACCAGGCTCAAGCATCTTGACCCAAAATTTGCACAGAATGAAGCTTGCAAGACACATACAGTCTTCCACAACATGGGATTTGTGTAATTAAACAGAGCAAACCAGAAACTTCAGAGGAAGTTTGTCTTTGTTATGATAGAGGTTAGATGTAACAAGGATATCTGACCACAGGACTCAAATTGAATCCCCATAATTCAAGACTTCTGCCAAATATCGTACCATTTTACAAAacactctgctgcttctcaaagAAAACTACAGAAATACTCCAAATAAGCAAAGagtctctctgcagcactgcacatgtacctgaaaacatttatgaaattgCTGTGATGAAGACCCTCTTCTCCCAAAGCCACAACTTTAATTTACTTGTTAACAAGCTGATCCTCCACGCACAGAGCTCACAGTAAGACAGAAGGATTAAAATTTCTCCCAGTCTCCACCACGAACTCTGTACTGGGATTTTCCGTACTTAGTGcgttgggtttgcgtggcaaggttttggtagcagcgggggctacaggggcggcttctgtgagaagctgccagaagcttcccctgtgtctgacagagccaatgccagccggctccaagacggacccgccgctggccaaggccgagcccatcagtgcctctgtgataacatatttaagaaagagaaaaacagttagagggagcttttgcagccagagagaggagtgagaagatgtaagaacatctgcagacaccaaggtcagtgcagaaggaggggcaggaggtgctccaggcaccagagcagagatcccccagcagcccgtggtgaagaccatggtgaagcaggctgtccccctgcagcccatggagggaggatgagggggtgtagagattccacctgcagcccgtggaggaccccacgccggagcaggtggaggcacctgaaggaggctgtggccccgtgggaagcccacgctggagcaagctcctggcaggacctgtggacccgtggagagaggagcccacgccagagcaggtttgctgacaggacttgtgaccccgtgggggaccccacgctggagcagtttgctcctgaaggtctgcaccccgtgggagagacccacgctggagcagttcatgaaggactgtagcccgtgggagagactcatgtcagagaagttcatgaaggactgtctcccatgagagggaccccacgctggagcaggggaacgatgagaggagtcctccccctgaggatgaagaagcggcagaaacaccgtgtgatgaactgaccgtaacccccactccccgtccccctgtgccgctggcggggggcggaggttgaagccgggagtgaagttgagcctgggaaggtgggaggggtggggagaggtgttttaagatttgattttatttctcattcctctactctgttttgcttagtaataaattagatgaattccctctctaagttcggtctgttttgctcgtgacgataattagtgggtgatctctccctgcccttatctcgacccacaagcttttcattgtactttttctcccctatttagtgaaggaggggagtgacagagcggctctggtgggcacccagcccccagccagggtcaacccaccacacttagACCTTTGTGCTGCTCTGGCTTTGGGGAGCAGCAGTTGCTTTGCTGTTCCCCCACCCAGCCACGCTCTGCTTCCTTGCTCTCTCAGCCTGCTCAAGCAGCCGAGCATCCTCAGGGACCTGTAACCCCACAGTCCTGGTCCAGCTCTCCTTAAACAACCTGCAAAGGAGTATCTTAACATCACAAAACAGAAGCGGACTTGCCTCACTGTCAGCTTCCATAAAACATATATGTAAAAAGGGTTCATTTCCATTCTTAAAAAATGTTGTTACAACTTGCTACtcctaatattttaaaaaaacccaagacacaCATCTCTTTTTGGGCTgtatcaaagcaaaacaagcaagTTTCACCAACTAAACAGCAAGGTACCAGCAAGGTTCTGTCACTCTCTGTTTCATTATGCCACTGTCAGGCCTGCAGGCAGACGCCAAGGCTCTGCCCTGAGCTTTAGCTAACTGAACAGGGCGAAAGAAACTCCCAAACATGACACGAGATGCACCGAGTctcatgacaaaaaaaaagagggacgAGGGGTAGTAAAGACACCAAAATGGAAGTTGGATAATAAGATATAAAAACGGTGCAATCGTGGCTGCCTGGGGGTCactgtgctggagcagagaatAAAGCAACGCCACTGCTCCGGCAGGAACGTGTCTGTTGAAGGTGCTCCCCCAGGCAGAAGGACACAGGCAGCAAGGATGCCTTCCCTTATGAGCAAGGCAACAGGCAGCACAGCCAGATGGAGCATCACGGCGTTACCGCGTTGGTGCCCCTTCCAGGCCTGTCAGCCTCTTAACAGCCAGAAGGACTTACTGCCATTACTTGTGGAAAAATTACCTAGTAACATCTCAGATCAGGTTAGCACTTCTTGATCAGAGTCCACAACTCTGCACCTCTTGCAAAACAGGCACTATAGTTACAACATTTGTTTCTTACTCCCAGTTTCTGGCTCTTTTGCCACCCAAACAGATTGCACAACAGTTGCAGAAAGTCCATGGGACCAGCAACAGGCTTCATGTGTATATACTACAGTATGCCACAAAGTTTCTCCTCAATatgaataaaaagaagcaaaatgtataaaatactatttcattGCCTGCCTGCTTCTGCTGTCCAAACTAAATCTCCGTTGTATTCGGTCTCATCAGGAAATATGAGTAggggtaaaggaaaaaaaaaaagtgtttttttctgaagtaaggaaacaaacagcaagGATACAGACAACAAACCTCACAGAGTGCTGTGGCACCTCTGTGTTTGCATGGTTCTTCCTTTTGTAGACCAAAGGCACGCTTCTGAGCTGCAAAGCACAACACTAGCTTTTCTAGTGCTGTAGAACTACATTCATTCCAGCCATACTTTTTTAAAGCCTGAATATAGGCAAAGAGCCCTAAGTGATAAACATCTGTGAAAGCCTGGGGTTTGTCTTCTCGACTCCCAGCTAAAACCTTCCACAGCCCTGCAAACCTAGAGCCTTATTTTAGCGGGTATCAGATGACCGGGCCCAGAGAACCCTCCGGCCTTataaagcagcagaggaaatgccagctgcagggaaggaaaaggttGCTAGCTTTAAAACGTGTACCTGTCAACTGCAGAGCCAGTGGGGGCTGAATGCACAGCTTTTcagccttccagtccctaaaggggctacaggaaagctggagagggactgtttacaagggcatggagtgacaggacaaggagtaatggctttaaactaaagagaggtagatttagattaggcatcaggaagaaattcttccctgtgagggtgctgaggccctggcacaggttgcccagagaagctgtggctgcccctggctccctggcagcgttcaaggccaggttggatggggctttgggcaacgtggtctagtggagggtgtccctgcccatggcaggggggttggacctagatgatctttgaggtcccttccaacacaaaccattctgtgactctgtgattttcctttgctgaactCTGTGAATACAGAGTAATGAACATGACATGCagagtagaaaataaaagtgatcAAAGcaggttattttttattactgttaagCAGACACCTGAAATACAAGTTGGGGCCTCAACAGAGGACTCACCTCAGGCACCCTCACACCTGAACGCTGACGGTACTTGTCACCCTCAGCACCGAGCCCCGTTATTAGCGACACGGCCAGGCGATCGGACCCACCGTGACcagagcagggaagggctgggaggTACCGGGGCCGCAGGCCGGGGCGGCGCAGGAGAGGCCGCAGCGGGGAAAGCAAGGTCACGTCCTTCCCCGCCGGTAGAGCGGGGCGCGGCCTCCCCGCCCCCGAGGATCCGGCCGGCCGTGTGCCGCCGCCGAGCCCTGCCGCCCCTCTgggccgcggccgccgccccccggcgctgccccgaGGCCGGGACCGGCGGGAGAGGCGGCGGCAGGCCCGGCGCCGGCAGTGACCGCCGAGGGGACTACAGCCCCCAGCATGCAGCGCGGCGCGGCCGGCAGCCCCGATCCCGCCCGCCCGCGCTCCCCAGGGGCCGCCACACGGCGGGAGACCCGCCACAGACTACGGGGACCGGCGTGCCTTGCGGGCCGCGCGCCCCTCCACCCCGCGCAGGGCCGGCGCGCTGCACGCCGGGACTCGTAGTACACCGCACTTACTAAGGCCCAGCCCCCTCCCGCCCAGGCGTCCCGTTGGCGCTCGCGGCCGCCCCTCAAACCCGAGCGGCCAATCGCGGGCGGCGCGTGCGGAGTCATTCAGAGAAGACCGAACCGCGATTAGAGGACGCGCCGCGCCTCGtacccccccctgccccgcgccGTCTCTACTCGGCCCCGCCAGCGGGCCCGGCCCGGACCCCGCCAGGCCTCACCGGCCAGAGGGCAGGCGACAGCGAGGACAGCTCGCGGGGCTCCCCCAGGGGTgcgcgccgcccgccgccctgCTCACCTGCGCGGCCACAGCGACCCCCGCTCGGTGACACGCCCGCAGCATGGCCTCGGAGCCGGTGGCGGCCGGGGGCAGGCTGCGGGAAGGCGCCGTGCGCGGTAACTCCCAGCGCCGCCTGCCTCCGCCCCCCCACCGCGAGTAAAGCGCAGCACGCATGCGCGGCGCCGGCTCGGGCTTCCGCTCCACCGGGGGCGTGGCCGCTGCCAGCGAAGAGTGACGGGCCGCGCGTCCAATCAGAGGAGACGGAACGGGACGTATGGAAACGCAACATCCCTTCGCCGGTAGCGTGTCCCTGACAGGGGGCAGTCCCGGTGGCGCATGCGCGGGGGGAATGGCCCGGTGCGGCCGTATGGCGCCCTCCGAGGCGGGCAGCAGTTACCCCCGGCCCTGCGGTCGGGGGATGAGGCGGGCCGGGGCTACGGCGCCCCTTGTAGCGAGAACAGGGCGGTCTGAAGCCGCCTCAGGCAGCGCCCTGCTGGGCGGGGCACGGCGCCGCCCCGCCCTCCACGCAGCGTGACCTTCGCCGGCTGCCGTGGCCTGGCCGCTGCGACATGGCGGCTGCGGCGGCGCGCGGGGCTGTGGCGGGTGGGTGACGCGCGGGCGCTGAGGGAAGGCGGGCGGCCATGtcgggcgggggcggggggggggagctgcctgcctgtgAAATGGCGGTGCGGGGCGGTATCGCGGGGAGTCTCCGGAGGGTCCGGCCCTGCCCGGTGGGTTCGGCCGTGCCCTGAGGGTCTGGTCCTCCGCAGGGATTCTGCGGCGCTGGGCCCCGCGGGCTGCCCTCATCCCCGGCGCGGGACGCGCTCTCTCCGGCCTCTCCGCCCGGTGCGTCAGGCAGGTGCGGGCACCGGCCCCGCTGTGGAAACCGCGGCTGCCCTGGGGGAACCTGCCCGGGGGAGGCGTCCCCTCGGTCCTCAGCAGGTACGGTCTGCGCCGTTCTTGGGGAGAAAGCTGGAAAGGTTTGTGTGGGGCTCTGAGACGCTGCTTGGGCTGCTCTTTGCTCCAGCAAACGGGCCTCTCTCTTAGCCCCAAGTCTCCCACTTCTGCTCAGCGTAATGCTTGAAGCAGGATGTAAAATGGAGTATAGTTTACAGGCATAGGCTTTACAAAAAAGCCTTGTTATAATCGGCACCGTTTCTCTGGCTGATGATTAATAGgctaaaagtaatttctgaatgGCAGTAACAGTTCTTGAGTGTTTGAGCACTTTTAGTGGATGAAGAAAGCTGTTCTGTGTGGACTAACTTTGAGATGAATTTTGACTGGAGTCCAGCATGGCCGTTAGCgttcacacatacacactcattaattgctgtgctgcagtgttTGATGAGTTCTTGTTAACCTCCTTCAAACAAGCCACAGCCAGTTCTGATTACTCTTTATGTGAAAAAGCCCGGGGCAACTTTTAGAGAAAGATGTTTCATTCCcgttctatttttttccttcttttgggGGTGCTTTTTTTTAGCATCACATCTCTACTTCCAAGTATACTTCAGCAGCCGGTGAGAACTCTCACTTACTACAGCTTGCGGAATGGGAAGAGGAAAACCGTGAAAGCTGTCACCGATAGGTTTCTCCGGCTGCACAATGGCCTTTGGGTTAGGAGaaaggtaagatttttttttttttttcttgtaataaaagCATGTTTACAGTCAGTGGGctaattgttttccttccattaGAGGGCAGCAGCTGGtatggaagttaaaaaaagcTCCAGAGGACCCCCATCTTCCTGAAAGGGGGGAATTTGTTCTGGTTTACTTATCAGTATTGCCATGTATGTGTATTTGCAGCAACCCACTTAAAAgtcttgtgtgtgttttcttctgacagGCTGGTTATAAGAAGAAACTGTGGAAGAAGTCAACTGCCCAGAAGAAGCGTTTGAGAGAGCTGGTGCTGTGCACTAGAACGCAATGTAAACTCCTTGATAAAATGACCACTTCcttctggaaaagaaggaattgGTATGTTGATGATCCCTACCAGAAGTATCACGATCGCACGAATCTTCGTGTGTAGAAAtcctggtttcatttttgcGTCCCTCTAGGAAAGAGGGGGTGGTACATGTGCTGTGGTCTTAATTTGAGAATGCAAACCTGTAATGGCTGTtacttttctaaataaacataTGCATATCATCTGGTCAGAATTATGGGCATCAGTGCCCAAAATAAAGGAATATTcaagaattttttgttttgagctgCGATTTGTGTTTTACTGACAGAGGTTGAGCTGGTCACCAATATGTTCTGACATCTGTTGGCTTCCTGTGGTTGTGTATAAGGTAAGTACATGGATGGATAGTCTAACTTACTGGTAGCTCATTGAatgaaaggggagaaagaagagcGGAGTCCATTTCAGTACTAGTGCCTGTCATGGTACCAGAGAAGCTGTTGTCATGTCTCCGTGCTAGAGcatagaaaaaaccccaatgtttCATGGCTACATCCAGATTttgaaatggatttaaaaatgtACTGGCCACCAGATTTCATTACAAGACTCACGTTTTGTGTCCTGTGTTGGTTTTTGAGTGGTAGAACAACATACTCTTCAGGTCCTACACTTATATGCACAAGCAGTCAGTTCTGagcattttcttgtttattctttctttaagcCTAATTATACCTCATACTGTGTAGCTCTGATCCCGTGTATATATGGAACAAACCCAAGGATTTCTTACAGGGTTCTGCTGGAGTGTATGATGCAACTGGTTTCACTACGGGCTACATCAAAGGTTTTCCCTGCAAGGGGGTGAAAGGAGTTGCTTCTGTTAGCTTCAAAACGTTCACTAATTAATCCATTACTGAGCAGCTAGTTGCTGGTTGTCAGCTCCAGAGCCACCTGCATGGCAAGAGATGCTTTGCTGTGCAATGAATTCACTACTTAGAAAGAGTGTTCagtagctgtatttttttttttttccagttcataaTACAGAAAGAAGTTCTGAAGGACATGCAGCACTTAGTGAATACATCTATATACAGTCAGCCAGAattgagataaaaataatacagcGATCAAAGTAATTATTCTGGCCTGCCAGATACATTGAACAGACTCTAAagaggttttcttccttttttttttttccttttttttttaaagaaaagattaagaCTTTATTCAAGATGTATATCAAGCAGtataacaaaaccagcaaaacatcAACCTTTGGAATACTGTTGTAATGGCCATCCTTGTGAGGCATGAAGTTTACCATTTCATCACAGATCTTTTCTACCCAtcacaggaaagaaatcacGTGAAGTGCACAATGAGGATCCTTAAATAGTTTGTCTAAACGCAAATCCCAACTCTCTATTTCAAATAGGGTGCTAgatgcaaaacaaacagcaacGAGGAGACTGTGATTAACGAGCATTCGGTCACACGTACAAGGGTTTCATCACGATGTGAGAACACTTCAGAGCAGTCAGAGGCAGCAGGTTGTTTACATGAGGCTGGGGAGCATTGTGTCTCTCCGAGCAGCTTTCTCCCTCTCATTAGGAATAACTAACCCgattctcctttccttctgcgCTGGGTTTGCACTGACACAATTTAGAGTAGCGTGGGATTAATTCCAAGGTGACAGCGGTACACGTGAAGTCTGTCTTGGCTGTATTTGATGCGATCCTGATTCAGCAATTGGCAATGGCTATAACTGCGCTGACACTGGCCCCTACGATGAGAAAGGAGGTGTGGAGGACTGCACCGAGCTGCTCAAGCTTAGCCAGAATTGAGGTGGATTTACGGTAAATGGGTGAGGTAATTCATGGGCCCATTTTCCATGGACCATCTCCAGCTGCGGTTTCCTTCCCCTCAGCCTCAATTTTACTCGCTCATCATATAATGCAAGTTTGACTTGAGCCTTGGGCTGGGTAAGGGCTGTATTTTCTAGGCTGGCCTGTTCCTTTCAGGGTATGTTCTCAGGCCATCTCCGAGCAGTCAGGAGGTGCCTGCCCGCCCTGCAGCACCCATAGAGGCCGGCTGCCTCAAAGTCCCCTATAGCCAGGCTCTGCTTACTTCAGCCAGATCTGTTGCTATTTTAAACCATCAGCTGAAAGATTGCTTGCTTTTAGGAGGAGTAATCTACAAGCAGTTAGCTGGCTTGCACCCTCGGAGCTGAGAACTGCTCCCCATCACCACCCACCTAAAAGCCACCATCCAGGCGTCCTCTCTTTGCTCGAGTCCTGCAAACTCTCCTTTGCCAGGTGGGGTCAGCATCAGCGCAGGAATCGGGTTTGTTCCTTGGCAGAGGCTCAAGAGAAAAACTGCGACAAAGACACTTCGTGTCCAGTGGTTATTCTGCGTGAACGCAGGCAGCCGAAGAGTGAAATGACGGAGTTGGGGCGACACCTGTAAACAACCTGTGTGTGGAAGATGAGGAATCAAAAGCAAACGACCATTCTCTTCCGTATACAGAACACTACAGCACAAAGTGCACGTGGTTAGGCATTCGCATTTCTTGTCTATCTATACACAAATATACAGCTCGGTTgataaattaatgcatttttgcCAGAGATAcgaaaaggtttatttttctcatttatacaTTGAATGTTTTGAGAGATATAAGGCAACTCCCTTGTCAACTATTTCACCtcagcacttcagaa from Balearica regulorum gibbericeps isolate bBalReg1 chromosome 4, bBalReg1.pri, whole genome shotgun sequence encodes the following:
- the MRPL35 gene encoding large ribosomal subunit protein bL35m isoform X1, with product METQHPFAGSVSLTGGSPGILRRWAPRAALIPGAGRALSGLSARCVRQVRAPAPLWKPRLPWGNLPGGGVPSVLSSITSLLPSILQQPVRTLTYYSLRNGKRKTVKAVTDRFLRLHNGLWVRRKAGYKKKLWKKSTAQKKRLRELVLCTRTQCKLLDKMTTSFWKRRNWYVDDPYQKYHDRTNLRV
- the MRPL35 gene encoding large ribosomal subunit protein bL35m isoform X2 is translated as MAAAAARGAVAGILRRWAPRAALIPGAGRALSGLSARCVRQVRAPAPLWKPRLPWGNLPGGGVPSVLSSITSLLPSILQQPVRTLTYYSLRNGKRKTVKAVTDRFLRLHNGLWVRRKAGYKKKLWKKSTAQKKRLRELVLCTRTQCKLLDKMTTSFWKRRNWYVDDPYQKYHDRTNLRV